A genomic stretch from Xiphophorus maculatus strain JP 163 A chromosome 16, X_maculatus-5.0-male, whole genome shotgun sequence includes:
- the LOC102226062 gene encoding deoxyribonuclease-1 has product MEQQVERLWPGMRVLCSVGLFVGLLHLSSSLLLGAFNIKTFGDTKASNVTLMDIISTVVHRYDVILIQEVRDNDLTATQKLMEHVNKGSSQFSYIVSEPLGRTTYTERYLFLYRQASVSVVKNYTYDDGCESCGTDTFMREPFVVMFSSKSTALPTFTLIPQHTSPDSAVAETDALYDVVTDVRTRWNTNNIVLLGDFNAGCSYVSGSNWEQIRLFTDKSFHWLIPNTADTTVSNTNCPYDRIVVTADMLKGVVQGSAQVYDFMADLKLSQSLALAVSDHFPVEVKLTTSLFAA; this is encoded by the exons ATGGAGCAGCAG GTTGAACGTCTGTGGCCCGGGATGCGCGTGCTGTGCTCTGTGGGGCTCTTTGTAGGCCTGCTGCATCTGTCCTCCAGTCTCCTGCTGGGAGCCTTTAACATCAAGACATTTGGGGACACAAAGGCCTCCAACGTCACGCTGATGGACATCATCAGCACG GTCGTTCATCGATATGACGTCATTTTGATCCAGGAGGTCAGAGACAACGACCTGACGGCAACCCAAAAACTCATGGAACACGTCAACAA AGGTTCTTCTCAGTTCAGCTACATTGTGAGCGAGCCCCTGGGCCGGACCACCTACACCGAGAGATACCTCTTCCTGTACAG GCAGGCGAGTGTTTCTGTGGTTAAAAACTACACCTATGATGACGGCTGTGAGTCCTGTGGAACAGACACTTTCATGAGAGAACCTTTTGTCGTCATGTTCTCATCTAAATCCACCG CCTTGCCCACCTTCACTCTGATCCCCCAGCATACCTCTCCGGACTCGGCTGTGGCGGAGACGGATGCCCTGTACGATGTGGTGACTGACGTCCGCACCCGTTGGAACACCAAT AACATTGtgctgctgggggacttcaacgcagGCTGTAGCTATGTGAGTGGCTCCAACTGGGAACAGATCCGCCTGTTCACAGACAAGAGCTTCCACTGGTTGATCCCCAATACGGCTGACACCACCGTCTCTAACACCAACTGTCCTTATGACAG AATCGTGGTCACAGCAGACATGTTGAAGGGAGTGGTGCAAGGCAGCGCTCAGGTTTATGACTTCATGGCCGacctgaagctcagtcagagcCTG GCGCTGGCCGTCAGCGACCATTTCCCGGTGGAGGTGAAGCTGACCACTTCTCTCTTCGCTGCCTGA
- the eci1 gene encoding enoyl-CoA delta isomerase 1, mitochondrial, with protein MALRAALRGKSGLAGLLSCSSHGRLCPSSSSISQRNNSSSAKLIVDHDQTTGVAVMHMQSPPVNSLSLDFLTEICITLEKLEMDKGCRGLIITSNQPKVFSAGLDILEMYGKSPERCGEFWKAVQEMWLKLYGSNMVTIAAINGSSPAGGCLMSMTCDYRIMADNPRYSIGLNETMLGIVAPFWFKETMVNTVGHRNTEMSLELGLLYKPAEALKIGLVDQLVPEDQVLSAATQTMTKWLAIPEHARQITKSMMRKPTIEKLCSNREADIQNFVSFITKESIQKSLRMYMEMLKQKKA; from the exons ATGGCTTTGAGAGCTGCTCTGAGAGGCAAGAGTGGCTTAGCAG GTCTCCTCTCCTGCAGCAGTCATGGCAGGCTGTGTCCGTCCTCCAGCTCCATCAGTCAAAGGAACAACTCCAGCTCAGCAAAGCTCATCGTGGATCATGACCAGACTACAG GCGTGGCCGTGATGCACATGCAGAGTCCTCCGGTCAACAGCCTCAGTCTAGACTTCCTCACAGAGATCTGCATCACCCTGGAGAAGCTGGAGATGGACAAAGGCTGCAGAGGCCTCATCATCACCTCG AACCAGCCCAAGGTGTTCTCCGCCGGCCTGGATATCCTGGAGATGTACGGGAAGAGCCCGGAGCGCTGCGGAGAGTTCTGGAAGGCCGTGCAGGAGATGTGGCTGAAGCTTTACGGCTCCAACATGGTCACCATAGCAGCCATCAAC GGCTCCAGTCCTGCGGGCGGCTGTCTGATGTCGATGACGTGCGACTACAGGATCATGGCGGACAACCCTCGTTACAGCATCGGGCTGAACGAGACCATGTTGGGCATAGTGGCACCTTTTTG GTTTAAAGAAACCATGGTGAACACGGTGGGCCACCGGAACACAGAGATGTCTCTGGAGCTAGGGCTGCTCTACAAGCCTGCTGAGGCCCTGAAAATAGGACTGGTGGACCAGCTGGTGCCGGAAGACcaggttctctctgctgccactCAGACCATGACCAAGTGGTTGGCCATTCCAG aacaCGCCCGACAGATCACCAAGTCCATGATGAGGAAGCCAACGATTGAAAAACTGTGTTCCAACAGAGAGGCCGACATCCAGAACTTTGTCAGCTTCATCACAAAAGAGTCCATCCAGAAGTCACTGCGCATGTACATGGAGATGCTGAAACAGAAGAAGGCCTAG
- the LOC102225799 gene encoding growth hormone secretagogue receptor type 1-like, which yields MDLADLEDMSSGCEGKNCSLASRLQEDCRTQDCYWGEPMFGLIELVCVTMVYIPLMLFGLLGNTLTILVVWLRPHMRSSTYLYLSSMAVSDLLILLLLPLDLYKLWRPRPWPLGDLACKLTMFLSECCTFCTILHITFLSLERYVAVCWPITAKTVVTRRRTRVIIGCLWLGAAVSASPVLIMVGVEDVGGEEFGLNQWREDGGRLGGEGEQGGIMMNVAERGGAVMALLDPRLEEIKLGEKEKEEWGEDLTDFIWLDDKNSRSREGTEWKLGDIKDKTEEAEEPNEEKRKMEFEKNQQNKKKEDEGGGREERADSSRGGEIDRRECRCTHYAISSGLLSAMMILSNLYFLVPLCILGLVYTLIGRTLWLRPKSSRRDQSHRSTVKMLGVIVLAFVLCWLPFHVGRTILSLSLGSSVERQDASYLSQYFNLASSVLFYLSAAVNPLLYNLMSARYRLAVHSLIHKHPHTHTHRLRTLTARHSTTTTL from the exons ATGGATCTGGCAGATTTGGAAGACATGAGCAGTGGCTGTGAAGGCAAAAACTGCAGCTTAGCATCAAGGCTCCAGGAGGACTGCAGAACCCAGGACTGCTACTGGGGGGAACCCATGTTTGGACTGATTGAGTTAG TTTGCGTGACGATGGTTTATATTCCACTGATGTTATTCGGCCTTCTTGGGAACACCTTGACCATACTGGTGGTGTGGCTTCGTCCGCACATGAGGAGCTCGACGTACCTGTACCTGAGCAGCATGGCCGTCAGCGACCTGCTGATTCTCCTTCTGCTCCCTCTGGATCTGTACAAG CTCTGGAGACCCAGACCGTGGCCCCTGGGAGACCTTGCCTGCAAGCTGACTATGTTCCTCTCAGAGTGCTGCACCTTCTGCACCATCCTCCACATCACCTTCCTGTCCCTGGAGCGGTACGTGGCGGTGTGCTGGCCGATCACAGCCAAGACCGTCGTGACGCGCCGCAGAACCAGGGTCATCATCGGCTGCCTGTGGCTGGGTGCGGCTGTCAGCGCGTCGCCCGTCTTGATTATGGTCGGAGTGGAGGACGTCGGGGGAGAGGAGTTTGGGCTCAACCAGTGGAGGGAGGATGGGGGCCGGCTGGGCGGAGAGGGAGAACAGGGAGGGATAATGATGAACGTAGCGGAGAGAGGAGGCGCAGTCATGGCTTTGCTGGATCCACGGTTGGAGGAAATAAAGTTgggagagaaggagaaagaagaatGGGGTGAAGACCTCACAGACTTTATATGGCTTGACgacaaaaacagcagatcaAGAGAGGGAACTGAATGGAAACTAGGGGAcattaaagataaaacagaagaagCCGAGGAGccaaatgaggagaaaaggaagatggaatttgagaaaaatcagcaaaacaaaaagaaagaagatgagGGGGGAGGTAGAGAGGAGAGAGCCGATTCAAGCCGTGGCGGAGAGATCGACAGGAGGGAGTGCCGCTGTACGCACTACGCCATCTCCTCAGGTCTCTTGTCCGCCATGATGATTCTCTCCAACTTGTACTTCCTGGTGCCCCTTTGCATCCTCGGTCTGGTGTACACCCTCATTGGACGAACACTGTGGCTCCGCCCAAAGAGCAGCAGAAGAGACCAGAGTCACCGAAGCACAGTGAAGATGTTAG GAGTGATCGTCTTGGCATTTGTGCTCTGCTGGCTTCCCTTCCACGTCGGCCGGACTATATTATCCCTTTCCCTCGGCTCCAGCGTCGAGAGACAAGACGCCTCC TATCTGTCTCAGTATTTTAATCTGGCGTCTTCTGTCCTCTTCTACCTCAGCGCCGCTGTCAATCCATTACTTTATAACCTGATGTCTGCCAGGTACAGACTGGCTGTCCACAGCCTCATACACaaacaccctcacacacacacacaccgcctgCGCACGCTCACGGCTCGGcactccaccaccaccactttgTAA